The following proteins come from a genomic window of Panicum hallii strain FIL2 chromosome 8, PHallii_v3.1, whole genome shotgun sequence:
- the LOC112903334 gene encoding flavonoid 3'-monooxygenase CYP75B4-like isoform X2, with translation MDLPTTPLLLSTFAVSVVVCYVLFRKRAARKTAPLPPGPRGWPVLGNLPQLGGKTHQTLHEMTLVYGPLLRLRFGSSNVVVAGSAAVAEQFLRVHDANFSCRPPNSGGEHMAYNYQDVVFAPYGPRWRAMRKVCAVNLFSGRALDDLRAVREREAALMVRSLVGQGSDALLVPLGKAVNVCTTNALSRAAVGRRVFAAAGNEGAREFKEIVLEVMQVGGVLNVGDFVPALRWLDPQGVVAKMKKLHRRFDDMMNGIIADRKAGVIMPAGEEGKDLLGLLLAMVHDERPLAGAEEDRITETDAKALILNLFVAGTDTTSTIVEWSLSELIRHPDILRQAQDELDAVVGRGRLVSESDLPRLTFFNAVIKETFRLHPSTPLSLPRMAAEECEVAGYRIPKGSELLVNVWGIARDPALWPDPLVFRPARFLPGGSHANVDVKGGDFGLIPFGAGRRICAGLSWGLRMVTLTSATLVHAFGLELPAGQSVDKLSMEEAFTLLLQRAVPLMVHLVPRLLPSAYEIA, from the exons ATGGATCTCCCAACGACCCCGCTGCTGCTCTCCACCTTTGCAGTGTCCGTGGTCGTATGTTACGTCCTCTTCAGGAAGCGGGCGGCCAGGAAGactgcgccgctgccgcccggccCGAGGGGCTGGCCTGTCCTAGGCAACCTGCCGCAGCTCGGCGGGAAGACGCACCAGACACTGCACGAGATGACCCTGGTGTACGGCCCGCTGCTGCGGCTGCGTTTCGGCAGCTCCAACGTGGTGGTGGCCGggtcggcggccgtggcggagcAGTTCCTCCGCGTCCACGACGCCAACTTCAGCTGCCGCCCGCCCAACTCCGGCGGGGAGCACATGGCGTACAATTACCAGGACGTCGTGTTCGCTCCCTACGGGCCCCGGTGGCGTGCAATGCGGAAGGTGTGCGCCGTGAACCTCTTCTCCGGGCGCGCGCTCGACGACCTTCGCGCCGTCCGGGAACGGGAAGCCGCGCTCATGGTGAGGTCGCTCGTGGGGCAAGGCAGCGACGCGCTGCTAGTGCCGCTCGGCAAGGCCGTGAACGTGTGCACGACAAACGCGCTCTCCCGAGCGGCCGTTGGGCGGCGGGTGTTCGCTGCCGCCGGCAACGAGGGCGCAAGGGAGTTCAAGGAGATCGTGCTTGAGGTGATGCAGGTGGGAGGGGTTCTCAACGTCGGGGACTTCGTGCCAGCGCTCCGGTGGTTGGACCCGCAGGGCGTGGTGGCCAAGATGAAGAAGCTGCACCGCCGGTTCGACGACATGATGAACGGGATCATTGCTGATAGGAAGGCCGGGGTTATTATGCCAGCTGGAGAGGAAGGCAAGGATCTGCTGGGCTTGCTGCTGGCGATGGTGCACGATGAGCGGCCCCTAGCCGGTGCCGAGGAGGATAGGATCACCGAAACCGATGCCAAGGCACTTATTTTG AACCTGTTCGTGGCGGGGACCGACACGACGTCGACGATAGTGGAGTGGTCGCTGTCCGAGTTGATCCGCCACCCGGACATCCTCAGGCAGGCCCAGGACGAGCTGGACGCTGTCGTGGGCCGCGGAAGGCTGGTCTCGGAGTCCGACCTCCCGCGCCTGACCTTCTTCAACGCGGTCATCAAGGAGACATTCCGGCTGCACCCCTCGACGCCACTCTCGCTGCCCCGAATGGCTGCTGAAGAATGCGAGGTCGCCGGCTACCGCATCCCAAAGGGCTCGGAGCTGCTGGTCAACGTGTGGGGCATCGCCCGCGACCCAGCACTGTGGCCTGACCCGCTGGTGTTCCGTCCTGCCCGGTTCCTCCCAGGTGGGTCGCATGCGAATGTGGATGTCAAAGGGGGTGACTTTGGGCTCATACCATTCGGCGCGGGCCGGAGGATATGCGCAGGCCTCAGCTGGGGTTTACGGATGGTCACACTCACTAGCGCCACCCTGGTGCATGCGTTCGGCTTGGAGTTGCCGGCGGGCCAATCCGTGGACAAGTTGAGTATGGAAGAGGCCTTTACTCTGCTGCTGCAGCGGGCCGTGCCGTTGATGGTTCATCTAGTCCCCAGGTTGCTGCCATCAGCATATGAAATTGCATAA
- the LOC112903334 gene encoding flavonoid 3'-monooxygenase CYP75B4-like isoform X1, whose product MDLPTTPLLLSTFAVSVVVCYVLFRKRAARKTAPLPPGPRGWPVLGNLPQLGGKTHQTLHEMTLVYGPLLRLRFGSSNVVVAGSAAVAEQFLRVHDANFSCRPPNSGGEHMAYNYQDVVFAPYGPRWRAMRKVCAVNLFSGRALDDLRAVREREAALMVRSLVGQGSDALLVPLGKAVNVCTTNALSRAAVGRRVFAAAGNEGAREFKEIVLEVMQVGGVLNVGDFVPALRWLDPQGVVAKMKKLHRRFDDMMNGIIADRKAGVIMPAGEEGKDLLGLLLAMVHDERPLAGAEEDRITETDAKALILDGGVLYINNKKRKDYSPSTVCCSCLVDKHKNLFVAGTDTTSTIVEWSLSELIRHPDILRQAQDELDAVVGRGRLVSESDLPRLTFFNAVIKETFRLHPSTPLSLPRMAAEECEVAGYRIPKGSELLVNVWGIARDPALWPDPLVFRPARFLPGGSHANVDVKGGDFGLIPFGAGRRICAGLSWGLRMVTLTSATLVHAFGLELPAGQSVDKLSMEEAFTLLLQRAVPLMVHLVPRLLPSAYEIA is encoded by the exons ATGGATCTCCCAACGACCCCGCTGCTGCTCTCCACCTTTGCAGTGTCCGTGGTCGTATGTTACGTCCTCTTCAGGAAGCGGGCGGCCAGGAAGactgcgccgctgccgcccggccCGAGGGGCTGGCCTGTCCTAGGCAACCTGCCGCAGCTCGGCGGGAAGACGCACCAGACACTGCACGAGATGACCCTGGTGTACGGCCCGCTGCTGCGGCTGCGTTTCGGCAGCTCCAACGTGGTGGTGGCCGggtcggcggccgtggcggagcAGTTCCTCCGCGTCCACGACGCCAACTTCAGCTGCCGCCCGCCCAACTCCGGCGGGGAGCACATGGCGTACAATTACCAGGACGTCGTGTTCGCTCCCTACGGGCCCCGGTGGCGTGCAATGCGGAAGGTGTGCGCCGTGAACCTCTTCTCCGGGCGCGCGCTCGACGACCTTCGCGCCGTCCGGGAACGGGAAGCCGCGCTCATGGTGAGGTCGCTCGTGGGGCAAGGCAGCGACGCGCTGCTAGTGCCGCTCGGCAAGGCCGTGAACGTGTGCACGACAAACGCGCTCTCCCGAGCGGCCGTTGGGCGGCGGGTGTTCGCTGCCGCCGGCAACGAGGGCGCAAGGGAGTTCAAGGAGATCGTGCTTGAGGTGATGCAGGTGGGAGGGGTTCTCAACGTCGGGGACTTCGTGCCAGCGCTCCGGTGGTTGGACCCGCAGGGCGTGGTGGCCAAGATGAAGAAGCTGCACCGCCGGTTCGACGACATGATGAACGGGATCATTGCTGATAGGAAGGCCGGGGTTATTATGCCAGCTGGAGAGGAAGGCAAGGATCTGCTGGGCTTGCTGCTGGCGATGGTGCACGATGAGCGGCCCCTAGCCGGTGCCGAGGAGGATAGGATCACCGAAACCGATGCCAAGGCACTTATTTTG gatgGAGGGGTATTATATATCAATaataagaaaagaaaagattatTCACCGTCTACTGTATGTTGTTCGTGCCTTGTTGACAAACACAAGAACCTGTTCGTGGCGGGGACCGACACGACGTCGACGATAGTGGAGTGGTCGCTGTCCGAGTTGATCCGCCACCCGGACATCCTCAGGCAGGCCCAGGACGAGCTGGACGCTGTCGTGGGCCGCGGAAGGCTGGTCTCGGAGTCCGACCTCCCGCGCCTGACCTTCTTCAACGCGGTCATCAAGGAGACATTCCGGCTGCACCCCTCGACGCCACTCTCGCTGCCCCGAATGGCTGCTGAAGAATGCGAGGTCGCCGGCTACCGCATCCCAAAGGGCTCGGAGCTGCTGGTCAACGTGTGGGGCATCGCCCGCGACCCAGCACTGTGGCCTGACCCGCTGGTGTTCCGTCCTGCCCGGTTCCTCCCAGGTGGGTCGCATGCGAATGTGGATGTCAAAGGGGGTGACTTTGGGCTCATACCATTCGGCGCGGGCCGGAGGATATGCGCAGGCCTCAGCTGGGGTTTACGGATGGTCACACTCACTAGCGCCACCCTGGTGCATGCGTTCGGCTTGGAGTTGCCGGCGGGCCAATCCGTGGACAAGTTGAGTATGGAAGAGGCCTTTACTCTGCTGCTGCAGCGGGCCGTGCCGTTGATGGTTCATCTAGTCCCCAGGTTGCTGCCATCAGCATATGAAATTGCATAA